The Sulfitobacter sp. S223 genome has a window encoding:
- a CDS encoding DUF6552 family protein, with protein sequence MVDMPQKPQPKLSRVDVLKWVATVVQLVGYGLTGMGLQPWNVFAFFAGIALWFAVGVMWKDRAIMVVHVGAFISLLAGYVSAN encoded by the coding sequence ATGGTGGACATGCCTCAAAAGCCGCAGCCAAAACTGTCACGTGTTGATGTGTTGAAATGGGTCGCCACTGTTGTTCAGCTTGTCGGCTACGGCCTGACGGGCATGGGGCTGCAGCCGTGGAACGTATTCGCCTTTTTCGCAGGCATCGCACTGTGGTTTGCGGTGGGCGTGATGTGGAAAGACCGTGCGATTATGGTGGTCCACGTTGGTGCCTTTATCTCTCTGCTTGCCGGTTACGTGAGTGCAAATTGA
- a CDS encoding thermonuclease family protein, whose product MAVSFSYFRRRWRFAFLVLVGVVALGFSGSILQANRSGSNLSGQLRVIDGDTFEVAGTKVRLHAVDAPEMDQICQTQQGKDWACGGWVTKVVSDRYSGVVAYCEALDIDRYGRTVARCSALGEDIGAWLVREGMAFAYVKYGSDYVQLESEAAAFDRGLHAVKMQTPEQHRKADKPERKPLARADCNIKGNMTAKGDRIYHLPSQKYYEKTRISQSKGERWFCTETEARAAGWRKSRI is encoded by the coding sequence ATGGCTGTTTCATTTTCATATTTCAGGCGTCGCTGGCGTTTTGCGTTTTTGGTCCTTGTCGGTGTTGTCGCGTTGGGTTTCTCCGGCAGTATTCTGCAAGCAAACCGGAGCGGATCAAACCTGAGCGGACAATTGCGGGTGATTGATGGTGACACGTTCGAAGTCGCGGGCACAAAGGTGCGGCTGCATGCGGTCGACGCGCCAGAAATGGACCAGATCTGTCAAACACAGCAAGGCAAAGACTGGGCCTGCGGTGGATGGGTCACAAAGGTAGTTTCAGACCGCTATTCCGGCGTGGTTGCTTATTGTGAAGCTTTGGACATTGACCGTTACGGCCGGACCGTGGCGCGCTGTTCGGCTTTGGGCGAAGATATCGGGGCGTGGCTGGTGCGCGAAGGTATGGCCTTTGCCTATGTGAAATACGGCTCTGACTACGTGCAGTTAGAGAGTGAAGCAGCCGCTTTTGATCGTGGCTTGCATGCCGTGAAAATGCAGACACCCGAACAGCACCGAAAGGCAGATAAGCCAGAGCGCAAGCCGCTTGCGCGTGCTGACTGTAATATCAAAGGCAATATGACGGCCAAAGGGGATCGTATTTATCACCTTCCCAGCCAGAAATACTATGAAAAGACCCGGATCAGTCAAAGCAAGGGCGAGCGGTGGTTCTGTACAGAGACAGAGGCGCGCGCGGCTGGATGGCGTAAATCGCGGATTTAA
- a CDS encoding multidrug effflux MFS transporter: MQQIREDLHPVKLGDRRTPPHIITLILLAGMSACVMNMFLPSLPSMAAHFETDYAVMQLSVAVYLGFSGFLQIFVGPLSDKLGRRPVILWGLGLFLIATVGCIFAPTIEFFLTFRMMQAAIATSMVLSRAAVRDMYTQDQAASMIGYVTMGMAVVPMISPAVGGLLDQWFGWESVFWALFLLGAATMWLAWSDMGETAVRSTKSLTAQFAEYPELLRSTRFWGYALASGFSSGAFFAYLGGAPFVGQVVFGMSPATLGFFFGAPAVGYFLGNFLTGRFARTYGVNQMVLWGCCANAIGGTISLLIFEAGYGTPFSFFGLMTLVGLGNGLTIPNATAGMLSVRPHLAGTASGLGGAIMIGGGAGLSAWVGVLLTPESGAFPLLWMMLITAVLGLLSILVVMRRERMLGLPSDTPL, encoded by the coding sequence ATGCAACAGATTAGAGAAGATCTCCATCCCGTTAAGCTTGGCGACAGGAGAACACCGCCCCACATTATTACATTGATCCTGCTTGCCGGAATGTCGGCCTGCGTGATGAACATGTTTTTGCCCAGCCTGCCCTCTATGGCCGCGCATTTTGAAACGGACTATGCTGTGATGCAGCTTTCGGTCGCGGTCTATCTGGGCTTTTCAGGGTTCTTGCAGATTTTCGTCGGCCCGCTATCTGACAAACTTGGCCGTCGGCCTGTTATCCTTTGGGGTTTGGGTTTATTCCTGATCGCCACTGTCGGCTGTATCTTTGCGCCGACGATCGAATTTTTCCTGACCTTCCGGATGATGCAGGCCGCTATCGCCACTTCGATGGTGCTCAGCCGGGCTGCGGTGCGTGACATGTACACTCAGGACCAAGCCGCCTCAATGATCGGGTATGTGACCATGGGCATGGCGGTCGTTCCTATGATCAGCCCTGCAGTAGGGGGCCTGCTGGATCAGTGGTTCGGCTGGGAATCGGTCTTTTGGGCCCTTTTCCTATTGGGTGCGGCCACGATGTGGCTAGCATGGAGCGATATGGGCGAGACAGCGGTCCGGTCCACCAAATCCCTCACAGCACAATTCGCAGAGTACCCTGAACTGCTGCGCAGCACGCGGTTCTGGGGTTATGCGCTGGCCTCCGGCTTTAGCTCGGGTGCGTTCTTTGCCTATCTTGGCGGCGCACCTTTCGTGGGACAGGTCGTCTTTGGTATGTCGCCCGCCACGTTGGGCTTTTTCTTTGGCGCACCGGCGGTCGGGTATTTTCTGGGCAACTTCCTAACAGGGCGCTTCGCGAGAACCTATGGCGTGAACCAAATGGTGCTATGGGGATGTTGCGCCAACGCGATTGGCGGCACCATCTCCCTTTTGATATTTGAGGCAGGCTACGGCACGCCCTTCAGCTTCTTCGGCTTGATGACATTGGTGGGATTGGGCAACGGCCTGACCATCCCAAACGCCACCGCAGGCATGCTATCGGTCCGGCCACATCTGGCAGGCACCGCATCTGGCCTCGGCGGTGCAATCATGATCGGCGGCGGCGCGGGGCTTAGTGCATGGGTTGGCGTTTTGCTCACACCGGAATCAGGTGCCTTCCCACTTTTGTGGATGATGTTGATTACAGCCGTGCTTGGCCTTCTCTCAATTCTGGTTGTAATGCGCCGCGAACGGATGCTGGGCCTCCCCTCTGACACCCCCTTGTGA
- a CDS encoding cupin domain-containing protein encodes MSIWSTPGFTISHADSATFEGAGLRPFFEYRQLGVTEATNGKFGAHVIRAVPGMESPGTWHIHKLDFQMVYVTQGWVVFEYEGEGEHVLRAGSCVLQPSGIRHREVRHSDDMELIEIVSPAEFATHTADAP; translated from the coding sequence ATGAGTATTTGGTCCACCCCCGGTTTCACAATCAGTCATGCCGACAGCGCTACGTTCGAGGGCGCGGGTCTACGCCCGTTCTTTGAATACCGGCAGCTTGGCGTGACAGAAGCAACCAATGGCAAGTTCGGCGCGCATGTGATCCGCGCAGTGCCGGGAATGGAAAGCCCGGGCACGTGGCATATCCATAAGCTGGACTTTCAGATGGTTTACGTCACTCAAGGGTGGGTGGTTTTCGAATACGAGGGCGAAGGCGAGCATGTCTTGCGCGCCGGTTCATGCGTGTTGCAGCCATCCGGTATTCGGCATCGCGAAGTTCGCCACTCCGACGATATGGAATTAATCGAGATCGTATCGCCAGCCGAATTTGCCACGCACACGGCAGATGCTCCATGA
- a CDS encoding acyl-CoA carboxylase subunit beta, which translates to MKDILQQLDDRRDTARLGGGQHRIDAQHGRGKLTARERVHLLLDEGSFEEFDMFVTHRCTDFGMEEQKPAGDGVVTGWGTINGRLVYVFAQDFTVLGGSVSETHAKKICKIMDMAVQNGAPIIGINDSGGARIQEGVDSLAGYGEVFQRNIEASGVVPQISVIMGPCAGGAVYSPAMTDFIFMVKDSSYMFVTGPDVVKTVTNEQVTAEELGGASTHTRKSSVADAAFENDVEALAEVRRLVDFLPSNNREKPPVRPFFDDPERIEPSLDTLVPENANTPYDMKELILKLADEGDFYEIQEEFAKNIITGFIRIEGRTVGVVANQPMVLAGVLDIDSARKAARFVRFCDAFEIPILSLVDVPGFLPGTSQEYGGVIKHGAKLLFAYGEATVPMITVITRKAYGGAYVVMSSKHMRSDFNYAWPTSEIAVMGAKGATEIIHRADLKDPEKIAKHAADYEERFANPFVAAERGFIDEVIQPHTTRKRIARAFASLRNKKSNMPWKKHDNIPL; encoded by the coding sequence ATGAAAGATATCCTGCAACAGCTTGACGATCGCCGCGATACAGCGCGCCTTGGAGGTGGTCAGCACCGTATCGACGCCCAGCATGGGCGCGGCAAGCTGACCGCGCGTGAGCGCGTGCATCTTCTGCTGGACGAAGGCTCTTTCGAAGAGTTCGACATGTTCGTAACCCACCGTTGCACCGACTTCGGTATGGAAGAGCAAAAGCCCGCGGGTGATGGTGTGGTCACTGGTTGGGGCACAATCAACGGGCGCCTCGTCTATGTCTTTGCACAGGACTTTACCGTTCTGGGTGGTTCTGTTTCAGAGACGCATGCAAAGAAGATCTGCAAGATCATGGATATGGCCGTGCAAAACGGCGCGCCCATCATCGGTATCAACGATTCTGGCGGTGCGCGTATTCAGGAAGGGGTGGACAGCCTCGCGGGGTACGGTGAGGTCTTCCAACGCAACATCGAAGCGTCTGGCGTGGTGCCGCAGATTTCCGTGATCATGGGGCCTTGCGCTGGTGGTGCGGTTTATTCCCCTGCGATGACCGACTTTATCTTCATGGTCAAAGACAGCTCTTACATGTTTGTAACGGGCCCTGATGTCGTGAAAACAGTGACAAACGAACAGGTCACCGCAGAAGAACTGGGTGGCGCGTCAACGCACACCCGTAAATCTTCGGTCGCTGATGCTGCGTTTGAAAATGATGTTGAGGCGCTGGCCGAGGTTCGCCGTCTGGTCGACTTCCTGCCGTCCAACAACCGTGAAAAGCCACCGGTGCGCCCGTTCTTTGATGATCCAGAGCGGATTGAGCCATCGCTGGATACACTGGTACCTGAAAATGCGAACACGCCTTACGACATGAAAGAGCTTATCCTGAAGCTTGCCGATGAAGGCGATTTCTACGAAATTCAGGAAGAGTTTGCCAAGAATATCATCACCGGCTTTATCCGCATTGAAGGCCGTACCGTGGGTGTGGTTGCCAACCAGCCGATGGTGCTGGCGGGCGTTCTGGATATTGATAGCGCCCGCAAGGCGGCCCGTTTTGTCCGCTTCTGTGATGCGTTCGAAATTCCGATTCTGTCGCTGGTGGACGTTCCCGGCTTCTTGCCCGGCACTTCACAGGAATACGGCGGCGTGATCAAACACGGCGCGAAGCTGTTGTTCGCTTATGGCGAAGCGACTGTGCCGATGATCACCGTCATTACCCGCAAAGCCTATGGCGGCGCTTACGTCGTTATGTCGTCCAAGCATATGCGCTCGGACTTCAACTACGCATGGCCCACGTCAGAGATTGCTGTGATGGGCGCCAAAGGCGCGACCGAGATCATCCACCGTGCTGATCTGAAAGATCCGGAAAAGATTGCGAAGCACGCGGCGGACTATGAGGAGCGTTTTGCCAACCCATTCGTTGCTGCTGAACGCGGCTTCATTGATGAAGTTATCCAGCCGCACACCACGCGCAAACGCATTGCCCGCGCCTTTGCCAGCCTGCGCAACAAAAAGTCCAACATGCCGTGGAAAAAACACGACAACATCCCGCTGTAG
- a CDS encoding DUF6497 family protein — MKLVYALAFLAGPMAAQDVPSGQQVLLHEVLVDPQETVTWLRFRYLAPQIAAGDAQITFDTAGEDMLHLCRTFAVAYMAEHALSADKIVISFMDRITEFGQPDPEAIQYFESFREEDGVCIWDDY, encoded by the coding sequence ATGAAGTTGGTTTATGCATTGGCATTCTTGGCCGGTCCAATGGCGGCGCAGGATGTCCCGTCAGGGCAACAAGTGCTGCTGCACGAAGTTCTTGTGGACCCGCAGGAGACAGTCACTTGGCTGCGTTTTCGATATCTCGCCCCGCAAATCGCTGCAGGCGACGCACAGATAACGTTCGACACAGCTGGTGAAGACATGCTGCATCTCTGCCGGACATTCGCAGTGGCCTATATGGCAGAACATGCGCTGAGTGCGGATAAGATCGTGATATCCTTCATGGACCGTATAACCGAGTTTGGTCAGCCAGATCCCGAGGCTATCCAGTATTTTGAGTCCTTCCGTGAGGAAGACGGTGTCTGCATATGGGACGACTACTGA
- a CDS encoding Rho termination factor, whose translation MTKDHGSSIKDDETYEALREQGASKQKAAAIANAQASDSQEPSKKGGKQPPYEEWTKDDLYARAQELEIEGRSDMDKDALIEALRRN comes from the coding sequence ATGACCAAAGATCATGGAAGTTCCATCAAGGACGACGAAACCTACGAAGCCCTGCGCGAGCAGGGGGCGTCCAAGCAAAAAGCGGCGGCGATCGCGAATGCGCAAGCCAGCGATTCTCAAGAGCCGTCAAAGAAGGGCGGCAAACAGCCCCCTTACGAGGAGTGGACCAAGGACGACTTGTACGCGCGCGCGCAGGAGTTGGAGATCGAGGGCCGCTCGGATATGGACAAGGATGCGCTGATCGAGGCTTTGCGCAGAAATTGA
- a CDS encoding DUF4174 domain-containing protein gives MKSLLGAVIMGIFAGSGQAQTLFSPHLPLIIREASDTDLSEFKWKYRPVIVFADSVDDPAFIEQMELIVKGAEELTERDVVVIIDTDPDARSAIRLRMRPRGFMLTLLGKDGGVKLRKPFPWDVREITRSIDKMPMRQREIREAKEAPEG, from the coding sequence ATGAAATCGTTGTTAGGCGCTGTTATTATGGGAATATTTGCAGGTAGCGGACAGGCACAGACCCTGTTCAGCCCCCACCTTCCGCTCATCATTCGAGAGGCGAGTGATACGGATTTGAGCGAATTTAAGTGGAAATATCGCCCCGTAATCGTCTTCGCCGACAGCGTGGACGACCCAGCCTTCATCGAACAGATGGAGCTGATCGTTAAAGGGGCCGAGGAACTGACAGAGCGTGATGTGGTCGTAATCATCGATACCGATCCTGACGCGCGTAGTGCGATCAGACTGCGGATGCGCCCACGTGGTTTCATGCTAACGCTGCTCGGCAAAGACGGCGGTGTAAAGCTGCGCAAACCGTTCCCGTGGGATGTCCGAGAAATCACCCGCAGCATCGACAAGATGCCCATGCGCCAGCGTGAAATCCGCGAAGCAAAAGAAGCGCCCGAAGGCTGA
- a CDS encoding acetyl/propionyl/methylcrotonyl-CoA carboxylase subunit alpha: protein MFNKILIANRGEIACRVIKTARKMGIQTVAIYSDADKQALHVQMADEAIHIGPPPANQSYIVIDKVMEAVKASGAQAVHPGYGFLSENSKFAEALSAAGVAFVGPPVGAIEKMGDKITSKKIAKEAGVSTVPGYMGLIADADEAVKISNEVGYPVMLKASAGGGGKGMRIAWNDEEAREGFQSSKNEAANSFGDDRIFIEKFVTQPRHIEIQVLCDAHGNGIYLNERECSIQRRNQKVVEEAPSPFLDEATRKAMGEQSVALAQAVGYTSAGTVEFIVDGDKNFYFLEMNTRLQVEHPVTELITGVDLVEQMIRVANGEALTIKQEDVQINGWAIENRLYAEDPYRGFLPSIGRLTRYRPPAEIAAGPLLDNGKWQDDAPAGETAVRNDTGVYEGGEISMYYDPMIAKLCTWAPTRGEAIERMRVALDSFEVEGIGHNLPFLSAVMDHPKFVSGDMTTAFIEEEYPDGFEGVTLAEGELRRIAAATAAMHRVAEIRRARVSGRMDNHERKVGSDWNVALQDHSFDVTIDADHDGATVTFEDGAALRVAGAWTPGDQLATMTVADAPLVLKVGKISGGFRIRTRGADIKVHVRTPLQAEMARMMPVKVPPDTSKLLLCPMPGLVVKLDVAVGDEVQEGQALCTIEAMKMENILRAERKGVVTKINAGAGDSLAVDDVIMEFE from the coding sequence ATGTTCAATAAGATCCTGATCGCTAACCGCGGCGAGATTGCCTGCCGCGTCATCAAGACCGCGCGCAAAATGGGCATCCAGACAGTTGCGATCTATTCAGACGCCGACAAGCAGGCGCTGCATGTGCAAATGGCCGATGAGGCGATCCACATCGGCCCCCCACCTGCCAACCAGTCCTATATCGTGATCGATAAAGTCATGGAGGCCGTGAAGGCCTCTGGCGCGCAGGCTGTTCACCCCGGCTACGGTTTCCTGTCCGAAAACTCCAAATTTGCCGAAGCGCTTAGCGCGGCCGGTGTGGCGTTTGTTGGCCCCCCTGTTGGCGCGATTGAAAAGATGGGGGACAAGATCACCTCCAAGAAAATCGCCAAAGAAGCAGGGGTAAGCACGGTTCCGGGCTACATGGGGCTGATCGCGGACGCGGATGAGGCTGTGAAAATCTCGAATGAGGTCGGCTATCCGGTCATGCTCAAGGCTTCTGCCGGCGGTGGCGGTAAAGGCATGCGGATCGCGTGGAACGACGAAGAGGCCCGTGAAGGTTTTCAGTCTTCCAAGAACGAAGCGGCGAATTCATTCGGCGATGACCGTATCTTTATCGAAAAGTTCGTCACCCAACCGCGCCACATCGAAATTCAGGTGCTTTGCGACGCGCATGGCAACGGCATTTACCTGAACGAACGTGAATGTTCGATCCAGCGCCGTAACCAGAAAGTTGTCGAAGAAGCGCCAAGCCCGTTCCTTGACGAAGCGACGCGTAAAGCGATGGGCGAACAGTCTGTCGCGCTGGCACAAGCGGTGGGCTACACCAGCGCCGGCACGGTTGAGTTTATCGTGGACGGCGACAAGAATTTTTACTTCCTTGAGATGAACACGCGCCTTCAGGTGGAGCACCCTGTGACAGAGCTGATCACCGGCGTTGATCTGGTGGAACAGATGATCCGCGTTGCCAACGGCGAAGCGCTGACAATCAAACAGGAAGACGTGCAGATCAACGGTTGGGCCATCGAAAACCGTCTGTACGCCGAAGACCCGTATCGTGGCTTTCTGCCGTCCATCGGTCGCCTGACCCGCTATCGCCCGCCAGCAGAGATTGCCGCTGGCCCGCTGCTGGATAACGGCAAATGGCAGGATGATGCGCCCGCAGGTGAAACGGCCGTGCGCAATGATACCGGCGTCTATGAAGGCGGTGAAATCAGCATGTACTATGACCCCATGATCGCCAAGCTTTGCACATGGGCACCGACGCGTGGCGAGGCCATTGAGCGTATGCGTGTCGCGCTTGATAGTTTCGAAGTAGAAGGGATTGGCCACAACCTGCCTTTCCTCAGCGCAGTGATGGACCACCCGAAATTCGTTTCCGGTGACATGACAACAGCTTTCATTGAAGAAGAATATCCCGATGGCTTCGAAGGTGTGACACTTGCTGAAGGTGAGCTTCGACGTATTGCGGCTGCGACCGCCGCGATGCACCGTGTTGCCGAAATCCGCCGCGCGCGCGTTTCGGGACGGATGGATAACCACGAACGCAAAGTCGGATCAGATTGGAATGTTGCCCTACAAGATCACAGCTTTGACGTAACCATTGATGCGGACCATGACGGGGCCACGGTCACGTTCGAAGATGGCGCAGCGCTTCGTGTCGCGGGCGCGTGGACGCCGGGTGACCAGCTTGCCACGATGACAGTGGCGGATGCGCCTTTGGTCCTTAAAGTCGGCAAGATTTCCGGCGGCTTCCGTATTCGCACCCGTGGCGCAGACATCAAGGTCCATGTGCGCACCCCGCTGCAGGCCGAAATGGCGCGTATGATGCCTGTCAAAGTTCCGCCAGACACATCCAAACTGCTTCTCTGCCCAATGCCTGGTCTGGTGGTAAAACTGGATGTGGCCGTTGGCGACGAAGTGCAAGAAGGGCAGGCGCTTTGCACAATTGAAGCGATGAAGATGGAAAATATCCTGCGCGCAGAGCGCAAAGGTGTGGTGACCAAAATCAATGCAGGCGCTGGTGACAGCCTTGCTGTTGACGATGTTATCATGGAGTTCGAGTAA
- the betA gene encoding choline dehydrogenase produces MEADYIIVGAGSAGCAMAYRLGEAGESVLVIEHGGTDAGPFIQMPAALSYPMNMKRYDWGYMSEPEPHLDGRSLVVPRGKVIGGSSSINGMVYVRGHAMDFDHWRDSGADGWSYADVLPYFRRMETWHDGGHGGDSYWRGKDGPLHVSRGPRENPLFKAFVEAGKQAGYEATDDYNGEKQEGFGPMEQTVHNGRRWSAANAYLRPALKRENVSLTRALAQRIVIEDGRAVGVEVVRGGKTETLRARREVILAASSINSPKLLMLSGIGPAAHLKEHGIDVIADRPGVGGNLQDHLEVYMQMAASQPITLYKHWNIFSKAVIGAQWLFFKKGMGASNQFESAAFIRSKAGIRYPDIQYHFLPIAVRYDGQAAAEGHGFQAHVGPMRSVSRGRVSLRSADPADNPKILFNYMSHEQDWEEWRRCIRLTREIFAQDAFKPFVKHEIQPGADIQSDAEIDAFVREHAESAYHPCGTCKMGRVDDPDSVVDAKGRVIGVEGLRVADSSIFPRITNGNLNAPSIMVGEKIADYVLGKEPLAASNDTPWIHPEWHTQQR; encoded by the coding sequence ATGGAAGCTGATTATATCATTGTTGGTGCAGGCAGCGCCGGTTGTGCAATGGCCTACCGCTTGGGCGAGGCCGGGGAATCCGTGTTGGTGATCGAACACGGCGGTACCGATGCGGGGCCTTTTATCCAGATGCCTGCTGCGCTGAGCTATCCGATGAACATGAAGCGCTATGACTGGGGCTATATGTCCGAACCGGAGCCGCATCTGGACGGGCGTAGTTTGGTCGTGCCGCGCGGTAAGGTGATCGGGGGGTCGTCGTCAATTAACGGAATGGTTTACGTGCGCGGCCACGCGATGGATTTCGACCATTGGCGTGACAGCGGCGCAGATGGGTGGAGCTATGCAGACGTGCTTCCGTATTTCCGGCGCATGGAGACATGGCACGACGGCGGGCATGGCGGCGACAGCTACTGGCGGGGCAAGGATGGCCCGCTGCACGTTAGCCGTGGACCACGCGAAAACCCGCTGTTCAAAGCTTTCGTCGAGGCGGGTAAGCAGGCAGGCTATGAAGCCACTGACGACTATAATGGTGAAAAGCAGGAAGGCTTTGGCCCGATGGAACAAACGGTGCATAATGGGCGCCGTTGGTCTGCCGCGAACGCCTATTTGCGCCCTGCGCTGAAACGCGAGAATGTATCGCTGACGCGGGCATTGGCGCAACGGATCGTTATTGAAGACGGCCGCGCGGTCGGAGTTGAGGTTGTGCGCGGCGGCAAAACCGAAACCTTGCGCGCGCGGCGCGAGGTGATCCTTGCAGCGTCCTCTATCAATTCGCCAAAGCTGTTGATGCTGTCTGGCATCGGCCCTGCGGCGCATCTGAAAGAACACGGCATTGATGTCATCGCCGACAGACCCGGTGTCGGTGGTAATCTGCAAGACCATCTTGAGGTCTACATGCAGATGGCCGCAAGCCAGCCGATCACGCTGTATAAGCATTGGAACATCTTCTCCAAAGCCGTCATCGGCGCGCAATGGTTGTTCTTTAAGAAGGGTATGGGCGCGTCTAACCAGTTCGAAAGTGCGGCTTTCATTCGCAGTAAGGCAGGTATTCGTTATCCGGATATCCAGTACCATTTCTTGCCTATCGCCGTGCGGTATGACGGGCAGGCGGCGGCTGAGGGCCATGGTTTTCAGGCGCATGTGGGGCCGATGCGCTCAGTGTCTCGGGGGCGGGTGTCGCTACGGTCCGCGGACCCTGCGGACAACCCAAAGATTCTGTTCAACTACATGTCTCACGAACAGGACTGGGAAGAATGGCGCCGGTGTATCCGTTTGACGCGTGAGATCTTTGCGCAAGACGCTTTCAAACCTTTTGTGAAACATGAAATCCAGCCCGGAGCAGATATTCAATCGGACGCTGAGATCGACGCCTTCGTACGAGAGCACGCAGAGAGCGCCTATCATCCTTGCGGAACCTGCAAAATGGGCCGCGTTGATGATCCGGATTCTGTGGTGGATGCCAAGGGGCGTGTGATCGGTGTCGAAGGACTGCGCGTTGCTGACAGCTCAATCTTTCCGCGTATTACGAACGGCAATCTGAACGCGCCGTCGATCATGGTGGGGGAGAAGATTGCCGATTATGTCTTGGGCAAAGAGCCCTTGGCGGCGTCAAATGACACGCCTTGGATCCACCCGGAGTGGCATACCCAACAGAGATAG
- a CDS encoding short-chain fatty acyl-CoA regulator family protein, whose amino-acid sequence MAIQKLYAGAKLREQRLRIGLTQKDFAARLGVSLPYLNQMENNNRPVSTSVVLALASEFGMDVTELSAGDSDRLASDMQEVLADPLFAGVTPPVADVRLTASNAPGLARAFIALHQSYRQAHERLASLDEALGREDSRATPSPWEEVRDFFHYCDNYIDAVDRAAERFAERATTPTQIRTVALEALAAAGLTVAFTDMDALRLLEPEDSVLHISARAQPETQTFQLLLQVALTRQDALLEATLDLARFHSPAARDIAKIGLANYFAGAALLPYRAFQARAQTCRHDLEVLAQHFGASIEQIAHRLSTLQRPGAKGLPFFFVRVDQAGTITKRHSATRLQFARFGGACPLWNVHRAFETPGQFLRQLAETPDGVRYISIARDISKSAGRFGAPTRRFAIALGCEVRHAPQLVYADGLDLRRDSAFEPIGISCRICARKTCHQRAVPPLERNLVVDPDRRDILPYRVD is encoded by the coding sequence ATGGCCATTCAGAAACTTTATGCAGGTGCCAAGCTGCGCGAGCAACGCTTGCGCATCGGCTTGACGCAAAAGGATTTTGCGGCGCGGTTGGGTGTGTCCCTTCCCTATCTGAACCAGATGGAAAACAATAACCGTCCGGTTTCCACCTCCGTAGTTCTGGCGCTGGCGTCAGAGTTCGGCATGGACGTGACCGAGCTAAGCGCAGGGGACAGCGACCGTTTGGCTAGCGACATGCAAGAGGTGTTGGCCGACCCGTTGTTTGCAGGCGTCACCCCTCCGGTTGCCGATGTCCGTTTGACCGCCTCTAATGCGCCCGGGCTTGCAAGAGCCTTTATCGCGCTCCATCAAAGCTACCGTCAGGCGCATGAGCGGCTTGCCTCACTTGATGAAGCCTTGGGACGCGAGGATTCCCGCGCCACCCCGAGCCCTTGGGAGGAAGTCCGCGATTTCTTCCATTATTGTGACAACTACATTGATGCCGTAGATCGCGCAGCAGAGCGTTTTGCAGAGCGGGCAACAACACCGACACAAATACGCACTGTGGCGCTTGAGGCGCTGGCAGCGGCCGGTTTGACCGTCGCCTTCACAGATATGGACGCGCTGCGTTTGCTGGAACCGGAGGATTCTGTCCTGCATATCTCGGCCCGCGCCCAGCCTGAAACGCAGACCTTTCAGCTCTTGCTTCAGGTAGCGTTGACGCGACAGGATGCGTTGCTAGAGGCCACGCTGGATCTGGCGCGGTTCCATTCGCCTGCCGCACGGGACATCGCCAAAATCGGATTGGCCAACTATTTCGCCGGTGCCGCCTTGCTGCCTTATCGCGCGTTTCAGGCCCGCGCACAGACCTGCCGACATGATCTCGAAGTTCTGGCACAGCATTTCGGAGCCTCCATCGAACAAATCGCCCATCGCCTATCCACCTTGCAACGGCCCGGGGCCAAGGGTCTGCCATTCTTCTTTGTCCGTGTTGATCAGGCTGGCACGATCACCAAACGCCACTCAGCGACAAGGCTGCAATTTGCACGTTTTGGCGGCGCGTGTCCGCTGTGGAATGTCCACCGCGCGTTTGAGACCCCCGGTCAATTCCTGCGCCAGCTCGCGGAAACACCGGACGGAGTGCGATATATCTCTATTGCGCGCGACATTTCCAAATCGGCGGGCAGATTCGGCGCCCCGACGCGGCGCTTTGCCATTGCACTGGGATGCGAGGTGCGGCACGCACCACAGCTGGTCTACGCAGATGGTCTGGACTTGAGACGCGACAGTGCATTTGAGCCGATAGGCATTTCGTGCCGCATCTGTGCGCGCAAGACCTGCCACCAGCGCGCGGTGCCGCCGCTTGAACGCAATCTGGTGGTTGATCCTGACCGGCGTGACATCCTGCCATACCGCGTGGATTAA